One genomic segment of Rivularia sp. PCC 7116 includes these proteins:
- a CDS encoding SOS response-associated peptidase: MCGRFTLIAEPDRLKEMFEVSDISNCQLEPRYNIAPTQTVATVLYDSESKKRQCQLLRWGLIPSWSKDSKIGSRMINARAETLAEKPSFRSAFKRRRCLVLADGFYEWKKLADKKQPYYFQLQDKQPFAFAGLWEEWQSPENEKINSCTIITTDANELLQPIHNRMPVILQQPDYEQWLDPHLQKTELLQQLLHPYLSEKMTSYAVSIRVNNPNHNSLECIKPEREKN; this comes from the coding sequence ATGTGCGGAAGATTTACTTTGATAGCAGAACCGGACAGGTTAAAAGAAATGTTTGAAGTTTCGGATATTAGCAACTGTCAGTTAGAGCCACGGTATAACATAGCACCGACTCAGACTGTCGCAACGGTTTTATACGATTCCGAAAGCAAAAAACGCCAATGTCAATTGCTCCGTTGGGGATTGATTCCTTCATGGTCGAAAGATTCTAAAATCGGATCGAGAATGATTAATGCTAGGGCAGAAACATTAGCAGAAAAACCTTCTTTCCGTTCTGCTTTTAAACGCAGACGGTGCTTGGTACTTGCGGATGGCTTTTACGAATGGAAAAAGCTCGCAGATAAAAAGCAGCCGTACTATTTTCAGTTACAAGATAAACAGCCTTTCGCCTTCGCGGGCTTATGGGAAGAATGGCAATCTCCCGAAAACGAAAAGATAAATTCTTGCACAATAATTACTACTGATGCTAACGAGTTACTACAACCAATTCATAATAGAATGCCAGTAATTCTCCAGCAGCCAGATTATGAACAGTGGTTAGACCCGCATCTACAGAAAACTGAATTATTACAACAACTATTGCACCCTTATCTATCTGAAAAAATGACATCTTACGCAGTAAGCATAAGAGTTAATAATCCAAATCATAACAGTCTTGAGTGCATTAAGCCAGAAAGAGAGAAAAATTAA
- a CDS encoding photosystem I assembly protein Ycf3, which produces MPRTQKNDNFIDKSFTVMADLILKLLPANKKAKEAFVYYRDGMSAQADGEYAEALENYEEALELEEDVNDKSYILYNMGLIYASNGDHDKALELYHQALEFNPRLPQALNNIAVIYHFKGEKAKEAGDQDGGEALFDRAADYWIRAIRMAPNNYIEAQNWLKTTGRSQIDVYF; this is translated from the coding sequence ATGCCAAGAACTCAGAAGAACGATAATTTTATCGATAAGTCCTTTACGGTAATGGCAGACCTCATACTCAAGCTTCTGCCAGCTAATAAAAAAGCCAAAGAAGCGTTTGTTTATTATCGAGACGGGATGTCAGCCCAAGCAGACGGTGAATATGCCGAAGCTTTGGAAAACTATGAGGAAGCTTTGGAACTTGAAGAAGATGTTAACGATAAAAGCTATATCCTCTATAACATGGGCTTAATTTATGCCAGTAATGGCGACCATGACAAAGCTTTGGAACTCTATCATCAAGCATTAGAATTCAATCCCCGTTTGCCCCAAGCTTTGAATAATATTGCCGTTATTTATCACTTCAAAGGTGAAAAAGCCAAAGAAGCTGGGGATCAAGATGGAGGAGAAGCCCTGTTTGATAGAGCTGCTGATTATTGGATTCGAGCTATCCGCATGGCTCCAAACAACTATATTGAAGCTCAAAACTGGCTCAAAACCACAGGGCGATCGCAAATTGACGTATATTTTTAG
- the gatC gene encoding Asp-tRNA(Asn)/Glu-tRNA(Gln) amidotransferase subunit GatC — protein sequence MIDREQVRKVAHLARLELTAEEEEKFTTQLGDILDYFDQLSELDVTDVPPTTRAIDVSNVTREDNLQPYANREEILQSAPEQEGEYFKVPKIMSGE from the coding sequence ATGATTGACCGCGAACAAGTACGTAAAGTTGCTCATCTTGCGCGTTTAGAATTGACAGCGGAAGAAGAAGAAAAATTCACTACTCAATTAGGCGATATTTTAGATTATTTCGATCAATTGAGCGAATTAGACGTTACGGATGTACCACCTACAACTAGAGCTATAGATGTCAGCAATGTGACACGCGAAGACAACCTACAGCCTTATGCTAATAGAGAAGAAATTCTCCAAAGCGCCCCCGAGCAAGAAGGTGAATATTTCAAAGTGCCGAAAATTATGAGCGGGGAATAG
- the msrB gene encoding peptide-methionine (R)-S-oxide reductase MsrB: MTTSNSEFKVKKSEEEWKQELTPEQFQVLRKHGTERAGTSPLDKNYDKGTYVCAACGQPLFTSETKFNSGTGWPSFYAPMDDAIETSVDKKLFMTRTEVHCSNCGGHLGHVFGDGPKPTGQRYCMNGVSLEFKPEEG; encoded by the coding sequence ATGACAACTTCAAATAGTGAATTCAAAGTTAAGAAATCTGAGGAAGAGTGGAAGCAAGAACTGACTCCGGAGCAGTTCCAAGTATTACGTAAACACGGTACCGAACGTGCTGGCACGAGTCCCTTAGATAAAAATTATGACAAAGGGACTTATGTATGTGCTGCTTGCGGTCAACCTCTTTTTACCTCGGAAACTAAGTTTAATAGCGGTACTGGCTGGCCAAGTTTTTATGCACCTATGGATGATGCAATTGAAACATCGGTTGATAAAAAGTTATTTATGACTAGAACCGAAGTTCATTGCAGTAACTGCGGCGGACATTTAGGTCATGTATTTGGTGATGGACCTAAGCCTACCGGACAGCGCTACTGTATGAATGGCGTTTCCCTTGAGTTTAAGCCGGAAGAAGGTTAA
- a CDS encoding heme peroxidase family protein: MSRLHGFSYRTGENQPNGEFAPTGKFGRMFPRLRAFTPSIGSLTELGEAMNDVDSNSIEGDNKNVPAGYTYLGQFIDHDITFDTTALQEVLVDPLAVRNFRTPRLDLDSVYGGGPKTQRYLYQVRENDLFLIGKTNSQPGGGDSSIPTELPNDLPRASSKLAIIGDPRNDENLIVAQTHLAFLKFHNKVVKGIKDGSIQPISSTDKSVFEQARELVIWHYQWIVLNDFLTRIIDVSQLEIALHKGRKYFRFREEPFIPVEFSVAAYRLGHSMIRADYDFNRVFTPRPGGVTPATLQLLFQFTAESGNSVPIPSDWIIDWRRFFEIDFNVPVNFSRKLDPFLVEPLKMIPNIPEPRSLAVRNLLRGRSLGLPSGQSVARFMRFKPLNKAEICSGIDGLVAEKHNFHIESPLWYYILKEAQVQQQGNRLGQVGSRILAEVFVGLLKADSSSFLACNPDWRPTLPAQNPGTFTMSDLLNFVGDINPIGDEPRLNGDRTSETGDVSSPVAVR; encoded by the coding sequence ATGTCTAGACTTCATGGATTTAGTTATCGTACTGGTGAGAATCAACCTAATGGTGAATTTGCGCCAACTGGTAAATTCGGAAGGATGTTTCCGAGATTGCGTGCTTTTACACCCTCAATAGGCAGCTTGACTGAGTTGGGTGAAGCAATGAATGATGTAGATTCCAATTCAATCGAGGGCGATAACAAGAATGTACCCGCAGGTTATACCTATTTGGGTCAGTTTATCGACCATGATATTACTTTTGATACTACTGCTTTACAGGAAGTTTTAGTCGATCCCTTGGCAGTCAGAAATTTTCGGACTCCAAGATTAGATTTAGATAGCGTTTATGGTGGTGGTCCCAAAACTCAAAGATATTTATATCAAGTTCGTGAGAACGATTTATTTTTGATCGGTAAGACAAACAGTCAACCAGGAGGCGGTGATAGTTCTATTCCCACGGAATTACCTAATGACCTTCCTCGCGCTTCCAGTAAACTCGCTATTATTGGCGACCCCCGCAACGATGAAAACTTGATTGTTGCTCAGACACACTTAGCTTTTCTCAAGTTCCATAACAAAGTAGTTAAGGGAATTAAAGATGGTAGTATTCAGCCTATAAGTTCCACCGATAAATCTGTTTTTGAGCAGGCTAGAGAGTTAGTTATCTGGCATTATCAATGGATTGTCTTAAATGATTTTCTAACTAGAATTATTGATGTATCGCAGCTAGAGATTGCATTACACAAGGGTAGAAAGTACTTTAGATTTAGAGAAGAACCATTTATTCCTGTAGAGTTTTCTGTCGCAGCTTACCGTCTCGGTCATAGTATGATACGTGCTGACTATGACTTTAACCGCGTGTTTACTCCTCGTCCTGGTGGAGTCACTCCGGCAACTTTACAGCTATTATTTCAGTTCACCGCTGAATCAGGAAATTCCGTTCCCATTCCTAGCGACTGGATTATCGACTGGAGAAGGTTCTTCGAGATAGATTTCAACGTTCCAGTTAACTTTAGCCGCAAACTCGATCCATTCCTGGTTGAACCTCTGAAAATGATACCTAATATTCCAGAACCTCGCTCTCTGGCTGTGAGAAACTTACTTAGAGGTCGCAGTCTCGGTTTACCTTCCGGACAAAGTGTAGCTCGCTTTATGAGATTTAAGCCTCTAAATAAAGCAGAAATCTGTTCTGGGATAGACGGATTAGTCGCTGAAAAACACAATTTTCATATAGAATCTCCACTGTGGTACTACATCCTCAAAGAAGCCCAAGTCCAGCAACAAGGAAATCGTTTGGGACAAGTAGGAAGTCGTATTTTAGCTGAAGTATTTGTCGGACTTCTCAAAGCCGATAGCAGTTCTTTCCTTGCTTGTAATCCAGATTGGCGACCAACCCTACCCGCTCAAAATCCTGGAACCTTTACCATGAGCGATTTATTAAACTTTGTAGGAGACATTAATCCTATAGGCGATGAGCCGCGCCTGAATGGCGATCGCACATCTGAGACTGGTGATGTTTCTTCACCCGTAGCTGTTCGTTAA
- a CDS encoding DevA family ABC transporter ATP-binding protein: MEPVVSIKNLNHFFGRSQLRKQVLFDINLEINAGEIIIMTGPSGSGKTTLLTLIGGLRSATSGSLQVLGRELLNASPRRLTNVRRSNGYIFQAHNLHGSLTAIQNVKMGLEVHKNLSRSQMQTRSQEMLEAVGLESRLNYYPDDLSGGQKQRVAIARALAPHPKIILADEPTAALDSKSGRNVVNLMQKLAKQQACTILLVTHDNRILDIADRIVNMEDGRLVGVGEAQNLADRECVGETINSN; encoded by the coding sequence ATGGAACCTGTTGTATCTATAAAAAATCTCAATCACTTTTTTGGTCGTTCTCAATTACGAAAGCAAGTATTATTTGATATCAATTTAGAAATTAACGCAGGTGAAATTATTATCATGACTGGGCCATCTGGTTCTGGTAAAACAACACTGCTAACTTTAATTGGTGGATTACGTAGTGCGACATCAGGTAGCTTGCAGGTATTAGGACGGGAATTACTTAATGCTAGTCCCAGAAGATTAACTAATGTGCGACGAAGTAACGGTTATATTTTTCAAGCACATAATTTACATGGCAGTTTAACAGCGATACAAAACGTCAAAATGGGTTTGGAAGTACATAAAAACCTTTCCCGTTCGCAAATGCAAACTCGCTCCCAAGAAATGTTAGAGGCTGTAGGTTTAGAATCGCGGTTGAATTATTATCCAGATGATTTGTCAGGAGGACAAAAGCAGCGAGTCGCTATAGCGCGTGCCTTGGCTCCTCATCCCAAAATTATCTTAGCCGACGAACCCACTGCTGCTTTAGATAGTAAATCGGGTAGGAATGTAGTTAACCTCATGCAAAAACTAGCTAAGCAGCAAGCTTGCACTATCCTTTTAGTTACTCACGATAACCGTATCCTCGACATTGCAGACCGGATTGTAAATATGGAAGATGGTCGTTTAGTTGGAGTGGGAGAAGCCCAAAACCTAGCGGATAGAGAATGTGTCGGGGAAACAATCAACTCAAATTGA
- the devC gene encoding ABC transporter permease DevC: MIGFIQQLGRRTPLGWLQLSREKGRLLIAVSGIAFADVLMFMQLGFQSALYNSNTRLNRSLNTDIVLISPKAQNMQRMSTFSRRRMYQAKDIEGVSSTQGMYVNVILWKNPQTREEKSIQVIGINPQKPSLNLPAVNQQLQLTKLPDTFLFDRGTRGEYQQAIAQVEQNQVVTTEIEKRTIKIAGLFDLGSSFGADGNLITSDDNFLRLFPKQKASALNLALIKVKPGYESAQVAKEIKYHLREFDDVKVLTHEEFIQFENEFWATQSPIGFIFGLGTAMGFLVGVIIVYQVLSTDVNAHIKEYATFKAMGYHNRYLLTIVIEEAIILALLGFIPGMALPMWLYQNTRKATMLPVYMTVSRALLVLTLTFVMCMISGVIATLKLQSADPADMF, translated from the coding sequence ATGATTGGATTCATTCAACAGCTAGGGCGACGAACGCCTTTAGGATGGCTGCAACTAAGTCGTGAAAAAGGTCGGTTACTAATTGCAGTATCGGGGATTGCCTTTGCTGATGTTTTAATGTTTATGCAGCTAGGTTTTCAATCAGCGCTATACAATAGCAACACTCGCCTGAATCGCTCTTTGAATACCGATATTGTATTAATTAGCCCTAAAGCTCAAAATATGCAGAGAATGTCTACATTTTCACGTAGACGAATGTATCAGGCTAAAGATATAGAAGGTGTAAGCTCTACACAAGGGATGTATGTTAATGTTATCCTTTGGAAAAATCCCCAAACCCGCGAAGAAAAATCGATTCAAGTTATAGGAATTAATCCTCAAAAACCTTCTTTAAACTTACCTGCGGTTAATCAACAACTCCAGTTAACCAAATTACCAGATACATTTTTATTTGACCGTGGAACTAGAGGAGAATACCAACAAGCAATTGCTCAAGTAGAACAAAATCAAGTAGTTACAACCGAAATCGAAAAACGTACTATCAAAATTGCTGGATTATTCGATTTAGGAAGTTCTTTTGGGGCAGATGGAAACTTAATTACTAGCGATGATAATTTTTTACGGCTATTTCCGAAGCAAAAGGCAAGCGCTCTCAATCTTGCTTTAATTAAAGTTAAACCTGGATACGAATCGGCTCAAGTTGCAAAAGAAATCAAATATCATCTTCGAGAATTTGATGATGTCAAAGTTCTAACTCATGAAGAATTTATTCAATTTGAAAATGAATTTTGGGCAACTCAATCTCCCATCGGTTTTATCTTTGGATTGGGAACGGCAATGGGCTTTTTAGTTGGTGTAATTATAGTTTATCAAGTTCTCTCCACAGATGTTAATGCTCATATTAAAGAATACGCCACATTCAAAGCAATGGGATATCACAATCGCTATTTGCTTACCATTGTGATTGAAGAAGCAATAATTTTAGCTTTACTAGGATTTATACCGGGAATGGCACTACCTATGTGGCTATATCAAAATACACGAAAGGCTACTATGCTTCCCGTTTACATGACTGTATCCAGAGCATTGTTAGTCCTAACATTAACTTTTGTCATGTGTATGATATCTGGTGTTATTGCCACTCTTAAATTGCAATCAGCCGACCCTGCTGACATGTTTTAA
- a CDS encoding ABC exporter membrane fusion protein, which produces MKSDTATTNNSISWKPSFRQGIMLTTAAILILGGIRTFATKKSENQQSNTVAKPEVVIPQIKTVTALGRLEPKGDIVKISAPTSSQENRLQKLLVKEGDKIKAGQIIAILDSQSRLQADIVKAEEQVRIAGANLAKVKTGAKSGEISAQKAVIARLQAQLEGDIAAQKDVVTRLKAQLEGDKAAQQATIESIEAEVRNAEAEYRRYQHLYNNGAISRSNFDSKRLAMETAQKKKNEGKAVLRRINATGKKEISEAQTVLYRTQATGRNQISEAKATLDKISEIRPVDVQAAQAEVRDGMATVNQAKEKLKQAYVRSPQDGEVLEIYTRPGEVVSNNGIVEIGQTSQMYAVAEVYQTDISKVSLGQKAKVTSNSLPNELYGEVARISSKVRRQDVVNTDPSENIDAKVVEVYVKLHKASSEIASKYTNLQIEAEIEL; this is translated from the coding sequence ATGAAATCAGATACAGCCACTACTAATAATTCAATATCTTGGAAACCAAGTTTTCGACAAGGTATTATGCTGACAACTGCTGCAATACTTATTTTAGGTGGGATAAGAACTTTCGCTACTAAGAAGTCTGAAAACCAACAATCAAATACGGTTGCGAAACCCGAAGTTGTGATACCTCAAATTAAAACCGTAACAGCTTTAGGCAGACTTGAGCCAAAGGGAGACATAGTCAAAATCTCAGCACCAACATCTAGTCAAGAAAATCGACTTCAAAAATTATTGGTTAAAGAAGGAGACAAAATTAAAGCAGGACAAATAATAGCTATTCTCGATAGTCAAAGTAGACTGCAAGCAGATATTGTCAAAGCAGAAGAACAAGTAAGAATTGCTGGTGCTAATTTAGCCAAAGTCAAGACAGGAGCCAAAAGCGGCGAAATTTCAGCCCAAAAAGCAGTAATTGCCCGCCTGCAAGCGCAGTTAGAGGGTGATATAGCCGCGCAAAAAGATGTTGTGACTCGACTTAAAGCCCAACTAGAAGGTGATAAAGCTGCCCAACAAGCAACAATCGAAAGCATTGAAGCAGAAGTAAGAAATGCCGAAGCTGAATATCGGCGCTATCAGCATCTATATAATAACGGTGCCATTTCCCGTTCAAACTTTGATAGTAAGCGTTTGGCAATGGAAACCGCTCAGAAGAAAAAAAACGAGGGCAAAGCTGTTTTACGTCGCATTAACGCAACAGGGAAAAAAGAAATCAGCGAAGCACAAACAGTTTTATATCGAACTCAAGCAACGGGGAGAAATCAAATTAGCGAAGCCAAAGCCACCTTAGACAAAATATCCGAAATACGTCCTGTAGACGTGCAAGCAGCACAAGCAGAAGTTAGAGATGGCATGGCTACAGTTAATCAAGCGAAAGAAAAACTTAAACAAGCTTACGTGCGATCGCCTCAAGATGGTGAGGTATTGGAAATATACACGCGCCCAGGAGAAGTAGTTTCTAATAATGGCATTGTAGAGATTGGGCAAACCAGTCAGATGTATGCAGTTGCAGAAGTTTATCAAACCGATATTAGCAAAGTAAGCTTGGGACAAAAGGCGAAAGTTACCAGTAATTCTTTACCAAATGAACTATATGGCGAGGTAGCTCGGATTAGTTCAAAGGTTCGTCGGCAAGATGTAGTCAATACAGATCCTAGCGAAAATATTGATGCCAAAGTAGTTGAAGTGTACGTAAAACTTCATAAGGCTTCCAGTGAAATAGCATCCAAATATACCAATTTGCAAATTGAAGCGGAAATAGAACTATGA
- a CDS encoding MFS transporter → MQPTMQPDLTTTKNPLRDRNLYIIIGVTLISIMGAPTIAPILPDLAKVFDVSLNEIQLVMTVFFLPMSIATPILGVLADRVGIRKVLVPSLLLFAIAGGCISFAQDFQTLLGWRFLQGLGVTSLNVIALTMISMMYRGKALTTAMSVNVSIVGISTAIYPLIGGALAGFSWRYPFLLAVIAFPLVMLVLMVLKLPTKTSISQPSNLKNYLGNTWRSVNNTSVLGLLLAIGSIFAIQSGAFMTYVPILAGVKFGTSGLLNGLILTTMSISLAIVASQLGRLARRTSEINLIKIAFIIVAVAVLITPAINNAWLLIVPSALFGAAQGLVMPSSQALLAELAAENARAGFMAVNATVQSIGQALGPLIAGISFGLWGMEGVFWVTAAISLATLTLLNFLLTPRRNKGWSNENYR, encoded by the coding sequence ATGCAACCAACTATGCAGCCCGATTTGACAACTACCAAAAATCCTCTTCGAGACCGCAATCTTTATATCATCATTGGTGTTACCTTAATTTCGATTATGGGCGCTCCCACGATTGCACCTATACTGCCAGATTTAGCTAAAGTTTTTGATGTCTCTCTCAACGAAATTCAATTAGTAATGACCGTGTTTTTTCTACCCATGAGCATTGCTACCCCTATTTTAGGTGTACTAGCCGATCGCGTAGGAATAAGAAAAGTTTTAGTACCGTCTTTATTACTATTTGCAATTGCTGGAGGTTGTATTTCCTTTGCCCAGGATTTTCAAACTCTCCTGGGGTGGCGATTTCTTCAAGGTTTGGGTGTTACTAGCTTAAATGTTATAGCTTTGACCATGATTAGCATGATGTATCGAGGCAAAGCTTTAACCACGGCAATGTCTGTGAATGTCAGTATAGTAGGCATTAGTACGGCTATTTATCCGTTGATTGGTGGGGCATTAGCAGGTTTTAGCTGGCGATACCCATTTTTGCTCGCAGTTATCGCCTTTCCTTTGGTGATGTTAGTTTTAATGGTACTTAAACTTCCCACAAAAACCAGTATTAGCCAACCCAGCAATCTCAAGAATTATTTAGGAAATACCTGGCGCAGCGTTAACAATACTTCCGTGCTGGGACTACTTTTGGCAATAGGTTCGATATTTGCAATTCAATCTGGAGCCTTTATGACTTACGTCCCTATCCTCGCAGGAGTTAAATTTGGGACTTCTGGATTGCTTAATGGCTTAATTTTAACCACTATGTCAATATCTTTAGCGATAGTTGCTTCGCAGTTAGGAAGATTAGCCCGAAGAACATCGGAAATAAATTTGATTAAAATCGCTTTCATTATTGTTGCTGTTGCTGTGTTGATTACTCCTGCAATAAACAATGCTTGGTTGTTAATCGTGCCCAGTGCTTTATTTGGTGCAGCCCAAGGTTTGGTAATGCCTTCTAGTCAAGCATTATTAGCAGAACTAGCCGCAGAAAATGCTAGAGCCGGATTTATGGCGGTTAATGCTACCGTACAATCAATCGGGCAAGCACTCGGTCCGTTAATCGCTGGCATCTCCTTCGGCTTATGGGGTATGGAAGGAGTGTTTTGGGTAACTGCTGCTATTTCTCTAGCTACATTAACTCTGCTTAATTTTCTACTCACTCCCAGACGCAACAAAGGCTGGAGCAACGAAAATTATCGGTGA
- the vioE gene encoding violacein biosynthesis enzyme VioE → MKILIVGAGPAGLIFAYQMKKLKPNWDIKIIEKNKPQEVVGWGVVLPGRAPHHPANPLSYLNDFDQLSAQYLEEFKLVHRNQSNMMSTGLTLCAVERQALVRSLQEHCKQVGIAIDYSSPAMSESDLNRDKYDLVVLSNGISHKSNYFREALKPEIQYGKNKYIWYGTSKTFDFLNLIFKVDPKGVFIAHAYKYSNDMSTFVVECSEETYLNAGLDKLSDADAAAFIGTVFKDELDGHALQGQNGLKWRNFMTMSHSKSYDQNLVLLGDALQSGHFSIGQGTTMAVVGAQMLVKALHEHSDVSSALESFDQKVMPLMNLFRNHADASRLWFENIDSYINLSKTELTASFDARRATLPSLPAALGKNLSQALERTSVKTEPQTPPLLPKQWSTSYVSYWQPMLDEDQITSGYCWFDYSNNLGRIDGLFNPWSEKETGHRLWMSQIFTPGKGETRMSKVAYARKENEQTAYKAVNLEDDVDSCHELLLTQDILIRHNATYAGSHTILGIKTDAWKFKRPGKAVSTYYFKQGTNHLIRMVTGDPNKHASVRDFPNLNTEVISGNIFDYHNNQQS, encoded by the coding sequence ATGAAAATCTTAATTGTAGGAGCAGGCCCCGCAGGATTAATTTTTGCTTATCAGATGAAAAAACTCAAACCAAACTGGGATATCAAGATAATTGAAAAAAACAAACCCCAGGAAGTGGTAGGATGGGGTGTGGTATTACCCGGTCGCGCACCTCATCACCCAGCTAATCCCTTATCGTATTTAAATGATTTTGACCAACTCAGTGCCCAATACTTAGAAGAGTTTAAGTTAGTTCATCGTAACCAGAGCAATATGATGAGTACGGGGCTAACGCTGTGTGCTGTTGAGCGTCAGGCTTTAGTGCGTTCTTTACAAGAACACTGCAAGCAAGTTGGTATTGCTATTGACTATTCATCTCCTGCAATGTCTGAGTCCGATCTGAATAGAGATAAATATGATTTAGTGGTGCTATCAAATGGAATTAGCCATAAATCTAATTATTTCAGAGAAGCACTGAAACCGGAAATACAGTATGGCAAAAATAAATATATCTGGTATGGCACCAGCAAAACCTTCGATTTTTTAAACTTGATCTTCAAAGTCGATCCTAAAGGTGTTTTCATCGCCCACGCATATAAGTATTCCAACGATATGAGCACCTTTGTGGTAGAGTGCAGCGAAGAAACTTATTTAAATGCTGGACTTGATAAGCTTTCAGATGCAGATGCTGCTGCTTTTATCGGTACGGTATTTAAAGATGAATTGGATGGTCATGCTTTACAAGGACAAAATGGCTTGAAATGGCGGAATTTCATGACTATGAGTCATAGTAAATCCTACGACCAAAACTTGGTATTGTTAGGTGATGCGCTTCAATCGGGGCATTTTTCTATCGGGCAAGGAACAACTATGGCAGTTGTAGGGGCACAGATGTTAGTCAAAGCCTTGCATGAACATAGCGATGTTTCATCTGCTTTAGAATCATTTGACCAAAAAGTCATGCCATTGATGAATTTATTCCGCAATCATGCCGATGCCAGCCGCCTATGGTTTGAGAATATCGATAGCTATATAAACCTTAGTAAAACCGAACTTACGGCAAGTTTTGATGCACGTCGCGCAACCTTACCTTCTTTACCAGCAGCCCTTGGTAAAAATTTGAGCCAAGCACTCGAACGAACCTCGGTGAAAACAGAACCCCAAACACCACCTCTACTTCCAAAACAATGGAGTACTAGCTATGTTTCCTATTGGCAGCCAATGTTGGATGAAGACCAAATAACTTCGGGATATTGCTGGTTTGACTACAGTAACAATCTTGGTCGTATAGATGGTTTATTTAATCCTTGGAGTGAAAAGGAAACTGGACATAGATTGTGGATGTCTCAGATATTTACCCCAGGTAAGGGAGAAACACGCATGAGTAAAGTAGCTTACGCCAGAAAAGAAAACGAGCAAACAGCTTACAAAGCAGTTAACTTAGAAGATGATGTCGATTCCTGCCATGAATTGTTGCTAACGCAAGATATATTGATTCGCCATAATGCGACTTATGCAGGCAGCCATACAATATTAGGAATCAAAACAGATGCCTGGAAGTTTAAAAGACCTGGAAAAGCTGTATCGACTTATTATTTCAAGCAGGGCACGAATCATTTGATACGTATGGTTACGGGAGACCCGAATAAACATGCCTCGGTAAGGGATTTTCCTAACTTAAATACAGAAGTCATTTCGGGTAATATTTTTGATTACCATAACAACCAACAGTCCTAA